A genomic window from Klebsiella quasipneumoniae subsp. quasipneumoniae includes:
- a CDS encoding M48 family metallopeptidase, translating to MTKLIYLQGYPESLLAQVTTLIEQNRLGEVLQKRYPHGHDVNSDKALYQYTQDLKNRFLRGAAPINKVMYDSKIHVLNNALGLHTAISRVQGGKLKAKAEIRVATVFRDAPEDFLRMIVVHELAHLKEKEHNKAFYQLCCHMEPQYHQLEFDTRLWLTHLSLNRSA from the coding sequence ATGACAAAACTCATTTATTTACAGGGCTATCCTGAATCGCTGCTGGCGCAGGTGACCACGTTAATCGAGCAAAACCGCCTTGGGGAGGTGCTGCAAAAGCGCTATCCGCATGGGCACGACGTTAACAGCGATAAAGCGCTATATCAGTACACCCAGGATTTGAAAAACCGCTTTCTGCGCGGCGCGGCGCCGATCAACAAAGTGATGTACGACAGTAAGATCCACGTGCTGAACAATGCGCTCGGCCTGCATACCGCCATTTCCCGCGTTCAGGGCGGCAAGCTGAAAGCCAAAGCGGAGATCCGCGTGGCGACGGTATTTCGCGACGCGCCGGAGGACTTTTTGCGGATGATCGTGGTCCATGAACTGGCGCATCTGAAAGAGAAGGAGCACAACAAAGCCTTCTACCAGCTGTGCTGCCATATGGAGCCGCAGTACCATCAGCTGGAGTTCGACACCCGCCTGTGGCTGACGCACCTTTCGTTAAATCGTTCTGCGTAG
- a CDS encoding helix-turn-helix domain-containing protein gives MNVKVNITTDSGSDVDQVSRAVATRLKAYRKAKKMSLDELSRRASISKGMLVEMEKEAANPSIAILCKLAAALGVSVADIVNVASEPALHIIPAEQIPTLWQGPLGGSARLLAGTAGPNMIELWRWEMQPGEAFTSPGHPATTFELLHVEAGALTLTLGETCRTVAAGESAVARTETEHGYRNAGPAPLVFTMTVAELPS, from the coding sequence ATGAACGTAAAAGTCAATATAACGACCGATTCAGGATCTGATGTCGACCAGGTAAGTCGCGCCGTCGCCACGCGGCTGAAGGCCTACCGTAAAGCGAAAAAAATGTCGCTGGACGAGCTGTCGCGCCGGGCCAGCATCAGCAAAGGCATGCTGGTCGAGATGGAAAAAGAGGCCGCCAACCCCAGCATTGCGATCCTCTGCAAACTCGCCGCCGCGCTGGGCGTCTCGGTGGCGGATATTGTCAATGTGGCTAGCGAACCCGCGTTGCATATTATTCCCGCCGAGCAGATCCCCACCCTCTGGCAAGGCCCGCTGGGGGGCAGCGCCAGGCTCCTCGCCGGCACCGCCGGGCCGAATATGATAGAGCTGTGGCGCTGGGAGATGCAGCCCGGCGAAGCCTTTACCTCGCCCGGCCATCCGGCGACGACCTTCGAGCTGCTGCACGTGGAAGCCGGCGCGCTGACGCTGACGCTTGGCGAGACCTGCCGCACGGTGGCGGCCGGGGAATCCGCGGTGGCCCGTACCGAAACAGAGCACGGGTACCGGAATGCGGGGCCCGCGCCGCTGGTCTTTACCATGACCGTGGCTGAACTGCCCTCCTGA